Proteins encoded together in one Colius striatus isolate bColStr4 chromosome 3, bColStr4.1.hap1, whole genome shotgun sequence window:
- the SMIM19 gene encoding small integral membrane protein 19 isoform X2, which translates to MAAAAGDSGAIDYSVHEAWNEATNVYLLVVLASLALLVYARRNKRRIMRIFTLPPAAETPPEPNFYDSMKKIRLRQQLEMYSIARKYEQQQQPPKQTESIQLSVE; encoded by the exons atggcggcggcggcgggtgaCAGCGGCGCCATCGACTACTCGGTGCACGAGGCGTGGAACGAGGCCACCAACGTCTACCTGCTGGTGGTCCTGGCCAGCCTCGCCCTCCTCGTCTACGCGCGGCG gaACAAGAGAAGGATCATGCGCATCTTCACCCTGCCTCCAGCCGCCGAGACGCCGCCCGAGCCCAACTTCTACGACAGCATGAAGAAGATCCGCTTGCggcagcagctggagatgtACTCCATCG cacGGAAGtatgaacagcagcagcagccaccaaaaCAGACTGAAAGCATACAGCTCTCGGTGGAATGA
- the SMIM19 gene encoding small integral membrane protein 19 isoform X1 produces the protein MAAAAGDSGAIDYSVHEAWNEATNVYLLVVLASLALLVYARRNKRRIMRIFTLPPAAETPPEPNFYDSMKKIRLRQQLEMYSIDAGLLHLSLLNLMRFLSAQLSSWSRSR, from the exons atggcggcggcggcgggtgaCAGCGGCGCCATCGACTACTCGGTGCACGAGGCGTGGAACGAGGCCACCAACGTCTACCTGCTGGTGGTCCTGGCCAGCCTCGCCCTCCTCGTCTACGCGCGGCG gaACAAGAGAAGGATCATGCGCATCTTCACCCTGCCTCCAGCCGCCGAGACGCCGCCCGAGCCCAACTTCTACGACAGCATGAAGAAGATCCGCTTGCggcagcagctggagatgtACTCCATCG atgcaggactcttgcatttgtccttgttgaacctcatgaggttcctctctgcccaactctcaagctggtcgagatcccgctga
- the SMIM19 gene encoding small integral membrane protein 19 isoform X3 yields the protein MAAAAGDSGAIDYSVHEAWNEATNVYLLVVLASLALLVYARRNKRRIMRIFTLPPAAETPPEPNFYDSMKKIRLRQQLEMYSIGH from the exons atggcggcggcggcgggtgaCAGCGGCGCCATCGACTACTCGGTGCACGAGGCGTGGAACGAGGCCACCAACGTCTACCTGCTGGTGGTCCTGGCCAGCCTCGCCCTCCTCGTCTACGCGCGGCG gaACAAGAGAAGGATCATGCGCATCTTCACCCTGCCTCCAGCCGCCGAGACGCCGCCCGAGCCCAACTTCTACGACAGCATGAAGAAGATCCGCTTGCggcagcagctggagatgtACTCCATCG gtcattga